The sequence TGAGCTTACTAATATTCAAGTTTCTTACGCCAAGGACTACTTGGCTTATATGGAGAAGGGTACACTTAAAATTTTTAACTTAAAAAAAGAAAAGATTGTCTTTGAAAAAACATCTCCGTCTGCCACGGATCAAACCCTGGGAGTTTTAAGGTATCAATGGTTGCCGGATCGAAATATCTTACTCTATTTTTATGCCAAGAAAAACCCAAATGAGGTGACAACTGTCAAAGTATACCCCCCTCAGACTAGAGCCACTAACCCTGCAGTTGTGGAGAAAACAGAAGACCCAAACCAAGGGGGAATTGAGCCCCAAAAGTTCCCGACTGAACCAAGGTATGAAAAACGGTATGGAAGTCCACAACTTACTGAACTCTATTCCCTGGAACTTCCGGATAGTGATGAAGATAGCGCTCCAGAAGATCGTTTGAATTCCTTTGATCCACCGAGTTGCAGTGAAGAGATTTCCGCAGGCGGAAAACTCGAGAAGTTTGTTGTCGCAGCAGCTACTAATTTAATGTACTTAACTGTCACGAATGGCTCTACCCAACAGCTCATGAAAATTAACGTTATGAAAAACTTAAGCACCCTAAACAAACCAAGAGAGCTTATCAATAATATGGCCACCTCTGATCGCTTCTCGACACTTTATCTTGATAGTAAAGTGGGGACTATCCAGCAAGTTGCGGCAATTCAATATGTTGAAGCCTTAAAAAAAGATAAGCGTCTGATCATCTCAGAAAATACCAATGATAGAATTATTGGGGTTAGAAACGGAAGAGTGTATATCGGAGAAGTAGTTGATAATCAACTCGTAAAGATTAAAACTACAGCTGACCTTGAAGTGATGAAGGATAACCCTGCGCTAAAAACTGAATGGGAAGGATCAATTCCTTATAATAAAAATATTAGTGCCCTGGTTGGAGGGAAGGGGCAGATAATTGTCTACGATAATCATACAGCCTATATTATTACTGAGGGTCATCTTAGGGAGGTTAAATTGCAGGGCGATGAAAATTATATCTCCGCCGATGGGGCTGAGTTGGTTCAATTCACCAAGTCAGGAACATCCACCCAGGTGGAATTACAACCCCTCATTTAAAAGGCTATCTCTTAATCTGCTCGCGAACATTATTGAAAACAGAGAGTTATCAACAGAAATGGTATCCATTAGTAATCGATTGCTTACCAAGAATATTGAGAAGAAAGAAGAGTGAGGATATGAGAGATATTAACGAAAGGCTTAACTACTTAATTCAATCAGTACCTGCCAAGGTCAAACAATATTCAGAACAAGAATTTTCAGTCCGCATAGAAGACAGGTGGTCGAAAAAGGAGATACTGGGCCATTTATGTGATTCCGCTACTAACAATCATCATAGGTTTATAAAAATTCAATTTGAGAAGCAGCCTTTTGTGATAGTGCCTTATGACCAAAACAATTGGGTTCTGATTCAGGATTATCAAAATATGCCGCTGGATGAGATAATCACCCTCTGGACGGTTTTAAATAGGCATATCCTTAGAATCATCTCAAAAATACCGGAAGAGAAACTGGGTTATGTGTGTGATATAGGTGATAATAAATCCATGACCTTCTTTGAGTTGGTTCAGGATTACCTGAGACACCTGGAGCATCACTTAAAACAAATCTTTGGTACATCGGAACTTTAAGGGGAGGAAATCGGTTGGGTTTTGCCATGAATTAAGGTGCAAAATCTTCAGGTTTACGTCATCATATGGTGCTTGAGGATCTCCGGAAGGTATATGAATATGGGAATAATAAGAAATGAGAAAGTGAGGAGCATTTATATGCCTTCCAGATTAAATAAGCTGGTGCGAAAAATCCCAGGGGTGCTTTTCCTTATTTATTTTACCTATTTGCTCTATAGACTTTTCTTTTTTGCCTACAGTGAATACTTTAGATTTTCCGTGGAGGACCTGCGGTTTAATCTAATTCCCTTTAAAACAATCCTTACCTATATAAGTTGGGTCAATGATGATAATATTGATGTTTGGTTTTATAACTTGTTTGGCAATGTCTTAGCGTTTATGCCCATGGGTTTTCTGCTGCCCCTTGTTTTTACTAAGCTCAAAAGTGCAAAAGCTATTATGATTACTATCTTTATAACAAGTTCTGTCCTGGAAGGAATACAGCTAATCTCAAAACTCGGGACGGCGGATATTGATGATGTTATTTTAAATACACTCGGTGGATTCTTGGGCTATCTCTTGCTGATGAAGAGCCGAAGGCTGTTGAGAAAATCAGTGCGACTGGAAGAGGATTAAAATTCTGCATGTGCGAAATATTTCAATGGGGAAAGGGCCTGCTCTTCAGGTTTGACATCTAGAGGTAAAACCTTCGGACTTACCTTGTGGGGCGGGGAAAATTTCAGATTAGTACTTCTTGGAATAGTAAGAAGCAAATCCTATATATAGAATTACTTTGATAATTAGTATAGTCGCAAGGGTAAGGCATATTTCTCTGAACCCGAGAAGTCCTGTTACTAGAATTCCGGCACTTTCAGCATATATCATGACAGAAAAAATAGCAGCACTAGTTTTCATCCTGAGGAATTGAGTTCTTTCCTCATTTTTGACCATTTCGACTTCCGCGGCCCTTTTGGGGTTTTTCATTAATCGTAAGCTAAAGAATATCCCTAATACTCCTGTTGTGATGAATCCTCCAATTATTCCTGATATCATCCCTTCTCTGTATCCCCCTGAGAAAGAGCTAAAAACGGCATACAATAGTGCAATAATACCAACGGAAGTGTGTCCGATAAAATATAGCAAGGTTTTTTTAGCGTAGTTCATGAGTATCCTCCTCAAAAAGAAATACTTCTTCAATTGTTAAATGAAATACTTGAGCAATTTTGTGTGCAAGAAAAATCGAAGGGTTATAACGGCCATTTTCTAAGGAAATAATTGTTTGTCTAGTGACATTACATAAAACAGCTAGCTCTTCTTGCGTGATGCGCTTCTCTTTACGCAATTCTTGAATACGGTTTCTCACTTGTGGCTCCTCCAATTGAAGTAAAGTTAACTTTACATAAGAGTATAGGTGACTTTACATTTGATGTCAAGTCTGTTTTACATTCCATTTGAGATTAGGAAACTATCAATACATAGCAAGTACTCGACGGAGCTTTCCGTCATTTTTTTATTTTCTTTGCGAAAAATCGCTTCCTGCTTCGTTATATAGAGTGTAAAAGCTTTTACAATAAGGGAGAGAAAAGGGGAAACCATGAAGACGGATCAAAACAATTACATACGGCGCTTGAAAGATAAAAAGGAAGAAGCCCTAGAATTTGTTATGGATGAATACTTCCCTTTAGTGAAGGGGATTGTCACTCATATATTACTCCCCTTAGAAAGACGGGAACTGGCAGAGGAATGCATAAGCGATGTTTTTCTTTCTGTATGGCTTAATGCCCAAAAATTCAGGGGTGAGAGCGAGGCGGATTTTCGCAAATGGCTCTGTGCTATAGCGAAATACAGGGCCATTGATTTTTATCGTCGCGAAAAAAAGCGGCTGGAAATTCCTTCATCCGATAATGAAAGCATGGACATCTGCCTGCCAGAGGAATCCGCAGAGGAGCAAGTTCTTTTTAAGGAGAGTACCCGGGAGATGGAAAAAATGTTGAGTTTATTTTCTCCTACGGATCGAAGGATATTTATTATGAAATTTTTCTGGGGTATGCCCTCCGAAGAAATTTCCAAGAAACTGGGCTTGACAAAATCGGCGGTGGATAACCGTATTTACAGAGGCAAAAAACAACTTGTGAAAGGCGTCATAAGTTTAGGAGATGGAGGCAAATAAAGATGAAGGATATATATGAACTTTTTAACGACATGGATATGGATATGAATGAGTTTGAAGAGGTCGAAGCAGATGAACTGGAAAGAGCCAGAGTTAAAAAAATGGTGAGAGAGAGGATTGCCCAATCCGGCAATTCAGGAGGCCTGGAAAAAAGGGGGAAAAGTAGGGCTCGGGCGGCGGCAGTCGCAATAGTGATTATGGCGGCTGGTATCGGTGGCTTGGGACTGGCTTTTCCTGCTTATGCCAAAGAAGTTCCTGTTGTAGGGGATATTTTCCGGTTTTTAGATGGAGGGCGCAGGGGAGTTTATGATCTATATGCGGAAAGCGCTCTGGATATCGATATGGTAAAGGCGGACAACGGTATTGAAGTAGCGCTGAATCAAGGCGTCTATGACGGAAAAACTTTAGTCCTAACTTATACCATAAAGACTACCAAGGATTATGGCGAAAATCCACACCTAGATAGTGCAATTGAGGTCAACTTCGCTCAGGGAACCGCAGGGAGCGAGGGGTTGAAAAAGGTCAGCCCCGGGGTCTATGTGGGGCAGAGCAACTACACTTTTTTCAGTGAGAAGGAAAACAGGGATGCTATTTCTTTCCGCTGGAGTGTTTCCGGTCTGACTGATATGGATGAAGGATTAAAGGAAGAAGAGAATATGACGACAGCTTGCCGGCTGAATTTCAACGTATCTTTAAAAACACTGGATTATAAAGTGCTGGACATTGCTGAAAACCAGTCTATAGCTCAGAGGGTGGCGGTCAGCTTAAAGCGCCTCTCGGCAACCCCGATTAATACAATTCTGTATTACGCTGAGGAAGTTCCCAGCAATCTGGTCAACTCGGTGCAGATAGCTTGGGAAATCAAGGATGATTTAGGTAATGTATATGCCTATAATGAGAATGGAGGACAGGGCAAAATCAACGGAGAAATGCTTAAAATGGAATATGTCCTGACCTTTAAGCGCCTTGATCCCCAGGCGAAAACCCTATTTATCACACCGACTTTGAAACTGGCTCATTCCCAGGGAGGTGGTGTAGAAATCTCTGAAAACGGAAAGGAAACAACCTCAATGTACAAAGAGCTGCCGGCAGGAATTGCGGCCGGAGAGTGGACAATGAAGCAGGTTACTATAGATATCAGTTCTCTGAAGTAAACATTGAAGAAACCCTGGTCGCCAAAGCTGTCTATTAGCAACTCGAGAGGTCAGTTTTAACGGCCACAATTTTCATATTAGCTTCTAAAACAAATGCGAAATATAGAAAGAAAAATAAAAGAGTTATTTCAGCAATCTTAGAATTACTGAAATAACTCTTTAGTTGTTCCTTTAGCAAGAACTCGCTATCTAAATAAGTAGATTCGCTATATTAACTGAATGCTCCAGGGACTTCCTTATTCGTGCGATGGAAAGAATCTGATGAGCTTTGGAAGTTGGAGAGGAAGAGTGCAGGCGAAAGGACACATGATAGCCCAACATAGTGATTTTTTCTTAACTTAGTCTGCCCTTAACGATTAATTAGGGGGTTATTCTAGCGTAATAAGGGGAAAAGTAGATCCATTAATAAATTGAAAAGACGTGCAGAATTGAATTTTAAGGAGAATTAAAGATTTGTGGTTTACTTAAGAGGCGAAAATTAACAAAAGAGTGTTAAAGAAACTTCTTATAGAACTTTATTATCGATATTTGGGAGGTGCTAAAATGAGGTCAATGCGTGTACTAGTATTTTCTGCAACGTATGGAGCGGGTCATATTATGGCTGCAGAAGCATTAATACAGGCCCTTAAAGATATAAAACCTTCAGTAGAAGTCATTCATGAGGATTTCATGGGGCTATACAACAATGCAGTCAATCGAATGATTAGGATTTCGTATATTAGTATGATTAAATGTGCACCAAAACTTTGGGGTGCTTTCTACCAAAGCACTAAAGACCTCACGCACGATTCTATATTTCAGACACTTATTAATAACATTGGCCGGAAACAATTAATTAAATACATTTATAGTTTGCAGCCTGACCTTATTATTTGCACTTACCCAACCATATCTGGACTGCTTGCTCAGCTCAGAAGCATAGGTAAACTAAATATTCCATTAGTAACCGTAATAACTGACTATACGACTCATTGTCAATGGATTCACCCAGGCGTTGATTTGTATATTGTTGGCAGCCCACAGGTACGGGATGGTCTTGTTGAAAGAGGAATTAACTCAAAATCTATTAAAGTTACAGGAATCCCTGTGAGTCCTAATTTTGACCGTATCTTAAATCCTTCTGAGGCACGGCAAAGTTTAGGGCTCAAAAATGATCGATTTACCTTTTTAATTATGGGGGGCGCTTACGGTGTTCTTAGTAACGTAAAGTGGATGTGTAAATATATTGCCAACACTGATGCACCTATTCAAGGGATTGTCGTCTGCGGCAAAGATCAGCGGCTTTATCGCTCACTAGATTCAGTAATAGAAGAGGCTAGTAATCCCATTGTACGCCTTGATTTCGTTAATAACATAGATGTATTAATGACAGCATCAGATGTGATAATTACAAAGGCTGGTGGACTAACTGTGTCTGAAGCCTTAACGAAGCATCTACCCATGATTATATTTAAACCTATTCCTGGGCAAGAAGAAAATAATGCAAACTATATCGAAGCTATCGGAGCTGGGAAAATCGCTTATACCCAGCAAGAGTTACTAAATTTTATTAAGGAACTCATTGAAAATCGACATATTATTGAGCGAATGAGGTCCTCTTCAGCACACGCCTTTCCAGGGCACTCAGCCGAACGTGCTGTCAAAGCCATTCTTAATCTAATCTATGAGATGCCATCAACTCGTTCTGCAGGTGCAAATCCTGCTGTTTAGGAGAAAATATGAAACAAAGGATTTCTAACAAAACTTATTGCTCTAAAAAACCCAGTTGGGTTCTTATGGTAATAGTAGCTGTCTTTATCTTCTTTATCGTGGCCTTCTTTTATCTAGATCGGCATAATGCTATTTCTTCCTTGATAAAAAGTCTTGGCCCGTTAGGGGTATTACTCGCTATCTTTCTTATGGCCTTACTCTGTATGACACCAATTCCCTCAGAAGGGTTGGTGTTAATGTATCTTAAAATCTACGGAGTATTTTGGGGAACACTTTTGGCTTGGGTTGGCTCAAACGTCGGCTCTCTTATTATTTTTTTTATCCTTAAGCATTATGGTCAATTTCTTCTCGATAAGCTTATTAGCAAAGAGCGTTTCGAGACGGTTAATCAATGGGTAAAACGCCGAGGAACCTATGGATTGCTTATTGCACGTCTCCTACCTATTCCCGCGTTCGCTGTTAATTATATTGCAAGCCTAATTCCCTCAATTAAATTGTGGCCCTATCTTTGGACCCAGATGGTCACCATTATTCCTTACTATGTTGGAACAGCTTTAGTATTCTTGGGAGTTGCTAAGGACACCTGGTATTGGTTAATAATTGGAGGCCTTGCCATTGCAGCTTTTTGGAGTATCAGCTACTTCTTAAATCGAAAGAAAATACCTAATTGAGTTGTTAAAATTTTGAGGTGAACAAAAATGAGTTGGTGGCTTTGGCTCCCATTTGGAATCCTACTCTGTATCTTTGTGTATGCCATTCTTCCTGACTTATTTCTCCATCGTCTTGGTATAGGAAGTTGGAAGAGACAATATTCTTCGGGTGTAGCCCTTACTTTTGATGACGGGCCAGACCCTGTCTACACTCCCCAATTGCTGAATATTTTAGGATCCAATAATATTCCTGCTGCATTTTTCGTGGTCGGAGAAAAAGCTCAACAAAATCCCAATCTTCTGAAGGCTATCTTAGCCCAAGGTCACCAAATTGGTGTTCATAGTTTGAAGCATCGGTATGCTTGGTTTCAGTCTCCTTGGACAACTTGGCATCATTGGGATGAAGCTGTTGCAGCGGTTGAACAAATTACCGAAAAACCAGTGCAATGGATACGGCCACCTTGGGGAACTTTTAATTTGGCATTATGGTTTTGGATCATTATACGTAAGAAGAAAGCTGTGCTTTGGACAAGTGAGGGTCATGATTGGAAAGTTTGTAATAAACCAGATCAAATTGCCAACCGTGTTCTTGAGCATATAAATGAAGGATCTATCATTGTCTTACACGACTCAGGAGGGCAAATGAAAGCGCCAGAAAATACTCTTAAAGCTGTAGAAATTCTATGCCGACGTATTGGGGAAGAGCAAAAACTGCCCATTATAAAGTTAGAGATTCCAACATGGTCAATGACACGGCGTTTAACTTATCGATTTTGGGAAATGTGGGAGAACGGTTTTGCAAAACTATATAAAATTGAGAGGATTAGTGCCAATAATCTCCTGCGTCTTTCTCAAAAAAGATACAAAGGACCAACCCTTTATTCCTCAGAAGGGCGGTTATTGGCTAAGGATGGTGACATAGTCGGGGAAATACACTTTGATAATGCCCGCTTTATGGGTAAAGAGACCGATAGCCAGTTAATTGCTCTGAAAGCTTTGCGTGAAATTAGATCTTCTCTTTCAGAGGTTGCTGCATATATCAAGCAAAATCCAAATTATGCTGAAATCAAAGTGTTCCTAGGTTTAACCCTAATCCATCGTGGAGTTAAAGGACTGGGCTTTGAAGTAAATGATGTGCCTATTACCCTTAATACTCGTCTAATAGCATTTCTTCAGAGGTTTATTTTGAAAATCTACCACCCAGGTGGTAAAGTAAGAGCTCAAAAAATGAATAAGACCTATCCAAAACTCGTTTTTATTACTAGAGACGAACTCATTTATAGATGGTTAAATTAAAAGGCTGACAGTAGAACGGATAATCATAAAACCTGCCCTGATTTCTGAGAATGAATATAAGACCTATGATTAAAAGAACTCTAGCTTTATTCCGTTGGATGTTAGTCAGGGGGGACTGCCCAATAGGCCATTACTTAGCTAATTTGTCGACAAGGAAGATCGAGCAGGAAGAATATAAGGGTTGGAAGATTTGACCAAGCCATTGAAAGAATTGGGTTGGATTTGCTGAATTTCTTTGCTAAGATAAAGGTAAGAAATTAGCTTTAATTACACAAATAGTGTAATCCAGTAATTGAGGGTTAAAAGACTAACAATTACGAAAGAGGAATGAATAAAGATGGAAGAACAAGAAGTTTTGAAAATGTTAAACGAACTAATGGGCGAAATCAAAAAAACGCGAACTGATCTATCAAGCGAAATATCACAAACGCGAGCTGACCTATCAACTGAAATATCGCTAACGCGAGCTGATCTATTAGGCGAAATTAGTACGATAAAATCTGAAGTTGATAGCAACCGCATACTATTGGAGGAGGTACAAAAGCAGATAAAAACGGTTGCCGAGGGAGTAACCTCATTGAGGGAACAAACTGCGCAGCAATTCGAAACACTTACCCACTATGTAAATGAAAAAACGAGTATACTAGAGAAGGTTATCCGAAATGATGTTGATGAAGCGAAACACATAAAAGGTATCTTAGGCGAACATGAGGTTTCGATAAGGCATTTGAAAAGCAAAAGTTTATAAGGACAAAGGTGAGCCACAGAAAAAGGTGGGCGCTGTCAAAGTTCCCTAAACAATTCCATCATAGTTGTCATAACAACTAGCTTTAAGGGCATAATTTCACATTAGCTTCCTAATACAAATGCGTAATAAGCAGAAAAGAAATCAAAGAGTTATTTCAGCAATCTAAGAATTACTGAAATAACTCTTTAGTTGTTTCAATTTAATCATTTTGAGATAAATTCTGAATTTTAGTTATTGACATATGTCTTTAATGGAGTATTATTGTTTATAAGGACATATGTCAATAACTAATGGGATTTTCTTGTTCATATTAAAGCGTTTGAGACACTGTATTTTCCCAAAACTTGCAGTGAGCCTTGAAAGTCACCTCTTCTAACTTTCTTAGTTAGATTGTTAATTTTTTAACATAGATTTTGAGCTCATATGGACTGCAGCAAGGAAAATCTCCAAGGGCTCTTGTTAAGGGAGTGAGGTGAAAAACGGTCTAATATTCCATGTACGCTTGAACTATTAAATTAATGTTGGAGGTGCAGTAAGATTGCGGGAACCAATAAGAGTTAAAAATTTAGATCCAACTTTACGTGAAGAAATAGCAGGATTATTAAATGGCTACGATTTCTCTAATTGCCTTACTTGCGGTA comes from Desulfosporosinus meridiei DSM 13257 and encodes:
- a CDS encoding DinB family protein produces the protein MRDINERLNYLIQSVPAKVKQYSEQEFSVRIEDRWSKKEILGHLCDSATNNHHRFIKIQFEKQPFVIVPYDQNNWVLIQDYQNMPLDEIITLWTVLNRHILRIISKIPEEKLGYVCDIGDNKSMTFFELVQDYLRHLEHHLKQIFGTSEL
- a CDS encoding VanZ family protein, coding for MPSRLNKLVRKIPGVLFLIYFTYLLYRLFFFAYSEYFRFSVEDLRFNLIPFKTILTYISWVNDDNIDVWFYNLFGNVLAFMPMGFLLPLVFTKLKSAKAIMITIFITSSVLEGIQLISKLGTADIDDVILNTLGGFLGYLLLMKSRRLLRKSVRLEED
- a CDS encoding helix-turn-helix transcriptional regulator; this encodes MRNRIQELRKEKRITQEELAVLCNVTRQTIISLENGRYNPSIFLAHKIAQVFHLTIEEVFLFEEDTHELR
- a CDS encoding sigma-70 family RNA polymerase sigma factor, producing MKTDQNNYIRRLKDKKEEALEFVMDEYFPLVKGIVTHILLPLERRELAEECISDVFLSVWLNAQKFRGESEADFRKWLCAIAKYRAIDFYRREKKRLEIPSSDNESMDICLPEESAEEQVLFKESTREMEKMLSLFSPTDRRIFIMKFFWGMPSEEISKKLGLTKSAVDNRIYRGKKQLVKGVISLGDGGK
- a CDS encoding DUF4179 domain-containing protein produces the protein MKDIYELFNDMDMDMNEFEEVEADELERARVKKMVRERIAQSGNSGGLEKRGKSRARAAAVAIVIMAAGIGGLGLAFPAYAKEVPVVGDIFRFLDGGRRGVYDLYAESALDIDMVKADNGIEVALNQGVYDGKTLVLTYTIKTTKDYGENPHLDSAIEVNFAQGTAGSEGLKKVSPGVYVGQSNYTFFSEKENRDAISFRWSVSGLTDMDEGLKEEENMTTACRLNFNVSLKTLDYKVLDIAENQSIAQRVAVSLKRLSATPINTILYYAEEVPSNLVNSVQIAWEIKDDLGNVYAYNENGGQGKINGEMLKMEYVLTFKRLDPQAKTLFITPTLKLAHSQGGGVEISENGKETTSMYKELPAGIAAGEWTMKQVTIDISSLK
- a CDS encoding UDP-N-acetylglucosamine--LPS N-acetylglucosamine transferase translates to MRSMRVLVFSATYGAGHIMAAEALIQALKDIKPSVEVIHEDFMGLYNNAVNRMIRISYISMIKCAPKLWGAFYQSTKDLTHDSIFQTLINNIGRKQLIKYIYSLQPDLIICTYPTISGLLAQLRSIGKLNIPLVTVITDYTTHCQWIHPGVDLYIVGSPQVRDGLVERGINSKSIKVTGIPVSPNFDRILNPSEARQSLGLKNDRFTFLIMGGAYGVLSNVKWMCKYIANTDAPIQGIVVCGKDQRLYRSLDSVIEEASNPIVRLDFVNNIDVLMTASDVIITKAGGLTVSEALTKHLPMIIFKPIPGQEENNANYIEAIGAGKIAYTQQELLNFIKELIENRHIIERMRSSSAHAFPGHSAERAVKAILNLIYEMPSTRSAGANPAV
- a CDS encoding TVP38/TMEM64 family protein — translated: MKQRISNKTYCSKKPSWVLMVIVAVFIFFIVAFFYLDRHNAISSLIKSLGPLGVLLAIFLMALLCMTPIPSEGLVLMYLKIYGVFWGTLLAWVGSNVGSLIIFFILKHYGQFLLDKLISKERFETVNQWVKRRGTYGLLIARLLPIPAFAVNYIASLIPSIKLWPYLWTQMVTIIPYYVGTALVFLGVAKDTWYWLIIGGLAIAAFWSISYFLNRKKIPN
- a CDS encoding polysaccharide deacetylase family protein, translating into MSWWLWLPFGILLCIFVYAILPDLFLHRLGIGSWKRQYSSGVALTFDDGPDPVYTPQLLNILGSNNIPAAFFVVGEKAQQNPNLLKAILAQGHQIGVHSLKHRYAWFQSPWTTWHHWDEAVAAVEQITEKPVQWIRPPWGTFNLALWFWIIIRKKKAVLWTSEGHDWKVCNKPDQIANRVLEHINEGSIIVLHDSGGQMKAPENTLKAVEILCRRIGEEQKLPIIKLEIPTWSMTRRLTYRFWEMWENGFAKLYKIERISANNLLRLSQKRYKGPTLYSSEGRLLAKDGDIVGEIHFDNARFMGKETDSQLIALKALREIRSSLSEVAAYIKQNPNYAEIKVFLGLTLIHRGVKGLGFEVNDVPITLNTRLIAFLQRFILKIYHPGGKVRAQKMNKTYPKLVFITRDELIYRWLN